One genomic region from Grus americana isolate bGruAme1 chromosome 15, bGruAme1.mat, whole genome shotgun sequence encodes:
- the TMC5 gene encoding transmembrane channel-like protein 5 isoform X2 translates to MSYHYNEAFENPDYHFSETLEIDRRRNSQKNLFSHQSPYDSSLHGSYAEHSGRGQNYPQAMPMASMRHSFEYSEDLLRLNVLSRSPYGNSMDNLSFEPEPELAYGPPSTFHPLDHPYTHGISSVSEDSFIRRRSRRPPDEIFMTSFSPFETDPARKEEEELVGNLASMSTRERIKTIQEMPETMKKKREIRNKVLKEITKKSRHCSIRLSCCTDCLQGIVVSFRRFGNSLSEYFHLLQFMHKTLKIIGANFGTSVLSYFIFLKWLLNFNIFSFLINFSFITIPQFIAAEPNNLSFTGLELFTGAGYFQQTVLYYGFYTNATISKIENGPSYNMQLAYIFTVGIYFVICFLILLFSVAKSFCRNCVNPETFSGEASKLLCTWDFNITNEKAVKLKQKNLSTQIKEYLAAVNREVLNFSVRERVVRVVIHLASWVVSLGTAVAACAGVYFLSVNNLKLFAKGHKNDLESQAAMLVLPIVVSVLNTFIPFLYSWLVHLERFQTPRHQICVTITRNIILKISIVGILCYYWLNIVATSESQCWETLVGQDIYRLVLIDLIFCLLGSFFGEFLRRIIGTTAYVSLGLPEFDIGRNVLDLIYAQTLTWISILFSPLLPGIQMISFSIVFYVKKVSLMMNCQPPRKVWRTAQMTTSFMFLLFFPSFLGVLSVIGVTVWRLKPSEECGPFRGLSSMYAAVSEWIKTLENYTASKWVVWIYHNLITSELFFFILSAVVLIITYLYWQIIKGRKTMTRLLREQIINGGEDRRFLLGKLQSLQRANLNQSVPRGQGLQTNSSSHCASRQPAQHLPGDRGSAAERNPSAAYDEYVCSAGIVRGSGFPPDSEMSQLHGQAGMSEALALALRAREAAEWEDEDDDKDF, encoded by the exons ATGTCTTATCATTACAATGAAGCCTTTGAAAATCCAGACTACCACTTCTCAGAGACACTGGAAATTGATAGAAG GAGGAATTCTCAAAAGAATCTATTCTCTCACCAAAGCCCTTATGATTCTTCACTGCATGGTTCCTACGCAGAACACAGTGGAAGAGGACAGAATTATCCTCAGGCCATGCCAATGGCCTCCATGAGACATAGCTTTGAATACAGCGAAGATTTACTGAGACTTAATGTCCTAAGCAGAAGTCCATATGGAAATTCCATGG ATAATCTTTCCTTTGAGCCAGAGCCAGAACTGGCATACGGCCCACCTTCTACCTTCCATCCACTGGATCACCCCTATACCCATGGAATTTCCAGTGTATCAGAAG ATAGTTTTATTCGGAGACGCAGCAGAAGACCACCTGATGAGATCTTCATGACTTCTTTCAGCCCATTTGAAACGGATCCAGCGCGTAAAGAAG AGGAAGAGTTAGTTGGAAATCTTGCAAGTATGTCCACCAGAGAAAGGATTAAAACAATCCAGGAGATGCCAGAgaccatgaaaaaaaagagagagatcag GAATAAAGTTcttaaagaaataacaaaaaaatcaaggcaCTGCAGTATTCGACTTTCCTGCTGTACAGATTGCCTGCAGGGAATAGTAGTG TCATTTCGGCGCTTTGGAAATAGCTTGTCAGAATACTTTCACCTACTGCAGTTCATGCACAAGACTCTGAAGATCATTGGTGCCAACTTTGGAACAAGtgttctttcttattttattttcttgaagtgGCTGCTAAATTTCAACATCTTCTCATTCCTAATAAACTTCAGTTTCATCACAATCCCTCAGTTTATTGCGGCAGAACCAAATAACCTTTCATTCACTGGTCTGGAACTGTTCACTGGAGCT GGTTATTTTCAACAAACGGTACTCTACTATGGCTTTTACACCAATGCTACAATCAGTAAAATAGAGAATGGTCCATCTTACAATATGCAGCTGGCCTATATTTTCACCGTTGGAATATATTTTGTCATCTGTTTTCTTATCTTGTTGTTCAG TGTGGCAAAATCCTTCTGCAGGAACTGCGTTAACCCTGAGACATTCTCTGGAGAAGCTAGCAAACTTCTCTGCACTTGGGACTTCAATATAACGAATGAAAAAGCTGTGaagctgaaacaaaagaatCTCAGCACACAAATAAAG GAATACCTCGCTGCGGTAAACCGAGAAGTTCTAAATTTTTCTGTAAGAGAGAGAGTTGTTCGTGTTGTAATTCATCTTGCTTCTTGGGTTGTTTCCCTGGGAACAGCAGTAGCTGCTTGTGCTGGTGTTTACTTCCTCTCCGTTAATAACCTAAAG cTGTTTGCAAAAGGGCATAAAAATGACCTGGAGAGCCAAGCTGCCATGTTGGTGCTACCTATTGTCGTATCTGTCCTTAACACATTCATCCCGTTCCTCTACTCGTGGCTTGTACACCTGGAGAGATTTCAGACTCCCAGACACCAGATATGTGTCACTATTACCAG aaatatCATCCTGAAGATATCAATTGTTGGAATATTGTGCTACTACTGGCTTAACATTGTGGCTACGTCAGAGTCACAG tGCTGGGAAACTCTGGTTGGCCAAGATATCTATCGTCTTGTTCTAATTGACttgatattttgtttgcttggctCTTTCTTTGGAGAGTTTTTACGAAG AATTATTGGAACTACAGCCTATGTGAGCCTGGGGCTGCCAGAATTTGATATCGGACgaaatgttttggatttgaTCTATGCACAGACTTTGACCTG GATCAGTatcctcttctcacctctgcTGCCTGGTATCCAGATGATATCATTTTCTATAgtattttatgtgaaaaag GTCAGTCTGATGATGAATTGCCAACCCCCTCGCAAAGTCTGGAGAACTGCTCAGATGACAACATCCTTCATGTTCCTGctgttcttcccttccttccttggAGTCCTCTCTGTCATTGGAGTCACTGTCTGGAG GTTAAAACCTTCAGAAGAATGTGGTCCTTTCAGAGGTTTGTCTTCTATGTATGCCGCAGTCTCTGAGTGGataaaaacactggaaaattaCACAGCCTCAAAATGGGTAGTGTGGATCTACCATAACTTGATTACAAGtgaacttttcttcttcatcctctcCGCCGTTGTCCT AATTATTACTTATCTTTACTGGCaaataataaaaggaagaaagaccATGACCAGACTCTTACGTGAGCAGATTATTAAT ggaggagaagatagaagGTTTTTACTTGGAAAGCTACAGTCCCTGCAGAGAGCAAACTTGAACCAATCTGTGCCGAGAGGACAAGGCCTGCAG ACGAACTCTTCTTCACACTGCGCATccaggcagcctgcccagcaccTGCCAGGCGACCGAGGAAGCGCAGCGGAGAGGAATCCGAGTGCAGCCTACGACGAG tatgtCTGCTCTGCTGGGATCGTGAGGGGCTCTGGCTTCCCGCCAG ATTCAGAGATGTCCCAGCTCCACGGCCAGGCCGGCATGTCCGAGGCGCTGGCGCTTGCTCTACGCGCTAGAGAAGCAGCGGAGTGGGAAGATGAAGACGACGACAAAGATTTTTGA
- the TMC5 gene encoding transmembrane channel-like protein 5 isoform X1 yields the protein MSYHYNEAFENPDYHFSETLEIDRRRNSQKNLFSHQSPYDSSLHGSYAEHSGRGQNYPQAMPMASMRHSFEYSEDLLRLNVLSRSPYGNSMDNLSFEPEPELAYGPPSTFHPLDHPYTHGISSVSEDSFIRRRSRRPPDEIFMTSFSPFETDPARKEEEELVGNLASMSTRERIKTIQEMPETMKKKREIRNKVLKEITKKSRHCSIRLSCCTDCLQGIVVSFRRFGNSLSEYFHLLQFMHKTLKIIGANFGTSVLSYFIFLKWLLNFNIFSFLINFSFITIPQFIAAEPNNLSFTGLELFTGAGYFQQTVLYYGFYTNATISKIENGPSYNMQLAYIFTVGIYFVICFLILLFSVAKSFCRNCVNPETFSGEASKLLCTWDFNITNEKAVKLKQKNLSTQIKEYLAAVNREVLNFSVRERVVRVVIHLASWVVSLGTAVAACAGVYFLSVNNLKLFAKGHKNDLESQAAMLVLPIVVSVLNTFIPFLYSWLVHLERFQTPRHQICVTITRNIILKISIVGILCYYWLNIVATSESQCWETLVGQDIYRLVLIDLIFCLLGSFFGEFLRRIIGTTAYVSLGLPEFDIGRNVLDLIYAQTLTWISILFSPLLPGIQMISFSIVFYVKKVSLMMNCQPPRKVWRTAQMTTSFMFLLFFPSFLGVLSVIGVTVWRLKPSEECGPFRGLSSMYAAVSEWIKTLENYTASKWVVWIYHNLITSELFFFILSAVVLIITYLYWQIIKGRKTMTRLLREQIINGGEDRRFLLGKLQSLQRANLNQSVPRGQGLQVCLITQTNSSSHCASRQPAQHLPGDRGSAAERNPSAAYDEYVCSAGIVRGSGFPPDSEMSQLHGQAGMSEALALALRAREAAEWEDEDDDKDF from the exons ATGTCTTATCATTACAATGAAGCCTTTGAAAATCCAGACTACCACTTCTCAGAGACACTGGAAATTGATAGAAG GAGGAATTCTCAAAAGAATCTATTCTCTCACCAAAGCCCTTATGATTCTTCACTGCATGGTTCCTACGCAGAACACAGTGGAAGAGGACAGAATTATCCTCAGGCCATGCCAATGGCCTCCATGAGACATAGCTTTGAATACAGCGAAGATTTACTGAGACTTAATGTCCTAAGCAGAAGTCCATATGGAAATTCCATGG ATAATCTTTCCTTTGAGCCAGAGCCAGAACTGGCATACGGCCCACCTTCTACCTTCCATCCACTGGATCACCCCTATACCCATGGAATTTCCAGTGTATCAGAAG ATAGTTTTATTCGGAGACGCAGCAGAAGACCACCTGATGAGATCTTCATGACTTCTTTCAGCCCATTTGAAACGGATCCAGCGCGTAAAGAAG AGGAAGAGTTAGTTGGAAATCTTGCAAGTATGTCCACCAGAGAAAGGATTAAAACAATCCAGGAGATGCCAGAgaccatgaaaaaaaagagagagatcag GAATAAAGTTcttaaagaaataacaaaaaaatcaaggcaCTGCAGTATTCGACTTTCCTGCTGTACAGATTGCCTGCAGGGAATAGTAGTG TCATTTCGGCGCTTTGGAAATAGCTTGTCAGAATACTTTCACCTACTGCAGTTCATGCACAAGACTCTGAAGATCATTGGTGCCAACTTTGGAACAAGtgttctttcttattttattttcttgaagtgGCTGCTAAATTTCAACATCTTCTCATTCCTAATAAACTTCAGTTTCATCACAATCCCTCAGTTTATTGCGGCAGAACCAAATAACCTTTCATTCACTGGTCTGGAACTGTTCACTGGAGCT GGTTATTTTCAACAAACGGTACTCTACTATGGCTTTTACACCAATGCTACAATCAGTAAAATAGAGAATGGTCCATCTTACAATATGCAGCTGGCCTATATTTTCACCGTTGGAATATATTTTGTCATCTGTTTTCTTATCTTGTTGTTCAG TGTGGCAAAATCCTTCTGCAGGAACTGCGTTAACCCTGAGACATTCTCTGGAGAAGCTAGCAAACTTCTCTGCACTTGGGACTTCAATATAACGAATGAAAAAGCTGTGaagctgaaacaaaagaatCTCAGCACACAAATAAAG GAATACCTCGCTGCGGTAAACCGAGAAGTTCTAAATTTTTCTGTAAGAGAGAGAGTTGTTCGTGTTGTAATTCATCTTGCTTCTTGGGTTGTTTCCCTGGGAACAGCAGTAGCTGCTTGTGCTGGTGTTTACTTCCTCTCCGTTAATAACCTAAAG cTGTTTGCAAAAGGGCATAAAAATGACCTGGAGAGCCAAGCTGCCATGTTGGTGCTACCTATTGTCGTATCTGTCCTTAACACATTCATCCCGTTCCTCTACTCGTGGCTTGTACACCTGGAGAGATTTCAGACTCCCAGACACCAGATATGTGTCACTATTACCAG aaatatCATCCTGAAGATATCAATTGTTGGAATATTGTGCTACTACTGGCTTAACATTGTGGCTACGTCAGAGTCACAG tGCTGGGAAACTCTGGTTGGCCAAGATATCTATCGTCTTGTTCTAATTGACttgatattttgtttgcttggctCTTTCTTTGGAGAGTTTTTACGAAG AATTATTGGAACTACAGCCTATGTGAGCCTGGGGCTGCCAGAATTTGATATCGGACgaaatgttttggatttgaTCTATGCACAGACTTTGACCTG GATCAGTatcctcttctcacctctgcTGCCTGGTATCCAGATGATATCATTTTCTATAgtattttatgtgaaaaag GTCAGTCTGATGATGAATTGCCAACCCCCTCGCAAAGTCTGGAGAACTGCTCAGATGACAACATCCTTCATGTTCCTGctgttcttcccttccttccttggAGTCCTCTCTGTCATTGGAGTCACTGTCTGGAG GTTAAAACCTTCAGAAGAATGTGGTCCTTTCAGAGGTTTGTCTTCTATGTATGCCGCAGTCTCTGAGTGGataaaaacactggaaaattaCACAGCCTCAAAATGGGTAGTGTGGATCTACCATAACTTGATTACAAGtgaacttttcttcttcatcctctcCGCCGTTGTCCT AATTATTACTTATCTTTACTGGCaaataataaaaggaagaaagaccATGACCAGACTCTTACGTGAGCAGATTATTAAT ggaggagaagatagaagGTTTTTACTTGGAAAGCTACAGTCCCTGCAGAGAGCAAACTTGAACCAATCTGTGCCGAGAGGACAAGGCCTGCAGGTCTGTTTGATAACCCAG ACGAACTCTTCTTCACACTGCGCATccaggcagcctgcccagcaccTGCCAGGCGACCGAGGAAGCGCAGCGGAGAGGAATCCGAGTGCAGCCTACGACGAG tatgtCTGCTCTGCTGGGATCGTGAGGGGCTCTGGCTTCCCGCCAG ATTCAGAGATGTCCCAGCTCCACGGCCAGGCCGGCATGTCCGAGGCGCTGGCGCTTGCTCTACGCGCTAGAGAAGCAGCGGAGTGGGAAGATGAAGACGACGACAAAGATTTTTGA
- the GDE1 gene encoding glycerophosphodiester phosphodiesterase 1 translates to MLCHGEGLLSSLTALLGMVLALSRSPALACLLTAGLYLALHLFSLEPAAPQNAQRVLRPRGAAARIAHRGGAHDAPENTLAAIRQAAENGATGVELDLEFTADGVPILMHDETIERTTDGSGRLRDLTFDEIRRLNPSAKHRLRSKFQGEKVPTLREAVVESMHHNLIIYFDVKGHANQAVDALKQLYLEFPHLYNNSVVCSFMPDVVYKMRQADRNVVTALTHRPWHLSHFGDGTPRFSSSWKHYLYMMMDIILDWSLHSFLWRLCGVSAFLIQKNFVSQEYVRHWSSKGIQVVAWTVNTFAEKNYYESVLESSYITDSLVEDCDPHY, encoded by the exons ATGTTGTGCCACGGGGAGGGTCTGCTGAGCTCCCTCACGGCGCTGCTGGGGATGGTGCTGGCGCTGAGCCGCAGCCCGGCGCTGGCCTGCCTACTGACGGCCGGCCTCTACCTGGCGCTGCACCTCTTCAGCCTGGAGCCCGCCGCGCCTCAGAACGCCCAGCGCGTCCTGCGGCCCcgcggcgccgccgcccgcaTCGCCCACCGCGGCGGCGCGCACGACGCGCCCGAGAACACGCTGGCGGCCATCCGACAG gcagCTGAGAATGGAGCAACGGGTGTTGAGCTGGATCTGGAATTCACTGCAGATGGTGTTCCCATTCTAATGCATGATGAAACAATAGAAAGGACAACTGATGGGTCTGGAAGATTGCGTGACTTGACTTTTGATGAAATTAGGAGGCTTAATCCATCTGCAAAACATAGGCTACG GAGCAAATTCCAAGGTGAAAAGGTGCCAACTCTGAGAGAAGCTGTTGTGGAGTCTATGCATCATAATCTTATAATCTACTTTGATGTCAAAGGCCATGCAAATCAG GCAGTTGATGCTCTGAAACAACTCTACCTGGAATTCCCGCATTTGTATAACAACAGTGTGGTCTGTTCTTTCATGCCAGATGTTGTTTATAAG ATGCGACAAGCTGACCGAAATGTTGTAACGGCACTAACACACAGACCGTGGCATCTGAGTCATTTTGGGGATGGGACACCCCGTTTCAGTTCCTCCTGGAAGCATTATTTGTACATGATGATGGACATCATTCTAGACTGGAGCCTACACAGTTTCTTGTGGCGATTGTGCGGGGTTTCAGCTTTCCTCATAcagaaaaattttgtttctca AGAGTATGTGAGGCACTGGTCTTCAAAAGGAATTCAGGTGGTTGCCTGGACAGTGAACACGTTTGCAGAAAAAAACTACTACGAAAGCGTCCTGGAATCCAGCTACATTACCGACAGCTTGGTGGAAGACTGTGATCCTCACTACTAG